One region of Oryza glaberrima chromosome 7, OglaRS2, whole genome shotgun sequence genomic DNA includes:
- the LOC127780273 gene encoding protein ACCELERATED CELL DEATH 6-like, with protein MADAVAAAAGFGPHQKMTLDADLVQVLTAGDAVRLEELLMGREGCGGDDGGYRRTDVALQVSINVGAAALRAAAPRTGTSSLLGVTSNGNTALHLVASRGHVELAKLISEMAPSLVATRNKCLDTPLHCAAKAGHRDVAACLLPMMRAAEGTAPLRAMNQLGATALHEAVRHGRAEVVDLFMAEAPELAAVTSGDGVSPLYLAATTGSVRMVAALLRPSRDGTPSPASFAGREGRTALHVAAAISKELAQEILAWEPEGPTLLTMVDSAGRSPLHFAVLDQKLDVIQLLLNVEPSIARIADNDGLFPIHAAAIVGSTRIIDELIHRCPDYYELVDSNGRNFLHYAIEHIQDTVVRYICQDGRFAILLNAMDSEGNTPLHLAVKYAFPLAVSLLLQTTSVVLDIVNKDGLTAADLAHRALAPCNKSRYFLDPHAIVWNCLCWVRAPITQEGVPPLIHTEDKSETKETPNEQNDMKKNGTIASVLIATVAFAAAFTLPGGLVADDHPHPGTATLARRFAFRAFVLSDTMAFVTSIIATCFLIYAGAIEIPTGHRRWYGLIASGLVPLGAQFMIAAFAFGFHLMLGPTNRGLVIFVYLVSSASVLFCFPGIWMPLHLGIGKAIWRRAGWRGLTNMRQQPSSLRSIFRRFTYSFLFTNLRRPFFAVLIPATFIVAIVLDVALPNY; from the exons ATGGCGGATGCTGTCGCCGCAGCCGCGGGATTCGGGCCACACCAAAAGATGACGCTCGATGCGGATTTGGTACAGGtgctcaccgccggcgacgcggtcCGCCTGGAGGAGCTGTTGATGGGGAGAgaaggctgcggcggcgacgacggtggctaCCGTCGAACAGACGTCGCCCTGCAGGTCTCAATCAACGTCGGCGCCGCGGCCCTGCGTGCAGCGGCGCCGCGGACAGGTACGAGCTCCCTCCTTGGGGTGACGAGCAACGGGAACACGGCATTGCATCTCGTCGCCAGCCGCGGCCACGTCGAGCTCGCGAAGCTCATCAGCGAGATGGCGCCGTCGCTGGTCGCCACGAGGAACAAGTGCCTCGACACGCCGTTGCACTGCGCGGCAAAGGCTGGGCACCGGGATGTAGCAGCCTGTCTCTTGCCGATGATGCGCGCCGCCGAGGGGACGGCGCCTCTGCGGGCGATGAACCAGCTGGGCGCCACCGCGCTGCACGAAGCCGTCCGGCACGGCCGTGCTGAGGTGGTGGACCTATTCATGGCGGAAGCTCCCGAGCTGGCCGCAGTAACATCCGGCGATGGCGTCTCGCCGTTGTACCTGGCGGCGACGACTGGTTCGGTGCGAATGGTCGCGGCGCTGCTACGTCCGTCACGTGACGGGACGCCATCACCGGCGTCATTTGCCGGTCGGGAGGGCCGTACGGCTTTGCATGTTGCGGCAGCTATAAGCAAAG AGCTGGCtcaagaaattttggcatgggaACCAGAGGGACCAACCTTGCTGACCATGGTTGATTCGGCTGGGAGGAGCCCCCTTCATTTTGCAGTGCTAGATCAAAAACTAGATGTCATCCAGCTACTTCTAAATGTTGAACCTTCCATAGCTCGCATTGCTGATAATGACGGTTTATTTCCTATACATGCTGCTGCAATCGTGGGCAGTACAAGGATCATTGATGAGCTCATACACAGATGCCCAGACTATTATGAACTAGTTGACAGCAATGGAAGAAATTTTCTTCACTATGCTATTGAGCATATTCAGGACACGGTAGTTCGCTACATTTGCCAGGACGGAAGGTTTGCAATTCTGTTGAATGCGATGGACTCTGAAGGAAATACACCACTCCATTTAGCTGTCAAATATGCATTTCCACTGGCTGTCAGTTTGCTGCTGCAGACGACGAGTGTGGTATTAGACATTGTCAATAAGGATGGTCTAACTGCTGCAGATCTTGCTCACCGTGCATTGGCTCCTTGCAATAAGTCACGCTATTTCCTG GATCCGCATGCTATAGTGTGGAATTGTCTGTGCTGGGTGAGAGCACCCATCACACAAGAAGGAGTTCCTCCTCTTATCCATACAGAGGACAAATCCGAGACCAAAGAAACACCCAATGAGCAGAATGACATGAAGAAGAATGGAACGATCGCATCGGTTTTGATCGCCACAGTGGCATTTGCAGCAGCATTCACCCTACCGGGGGGTCTTGTCGCCGATGACCACCCACACCCAGGGACAGCAACGCTGGCGAGGCGATTTGCATTCCGGGCATTTGTTCTGTCAGACACCATGGCTTTTGTCACCTCCATCATCGCCACTTGCTTTCTCATATATGCCGGTGCGATAGAGATTCCAACCGGCCATCGCCGCTGGTACGGCCTGATTGCATCCGGGCTGGTGCCATTGGGAGCACAGTTCATGATCGCCGCATTCGCCTTCGGGTTTCATCTCATGCTCGGCCCAACCAATCGTGGGCTTGTAATATTTGTGTACTTGGTGTCTTCGGCTTCAGTCCTCTTCTGCTTCCCAGGTATTTGGATGCCATTGCATCTTGGGATTGGAAAAGCAATATGGCGGCGAGCCGGATGGAGAGGACTAACCAACATGAGACAGCAGCCGTCTAGTCTTAGAAGTATCTTCCGTCGTTTCACCTACAGCTTTTTGTTCACAAATTTAAGAAGGCCATTTTTTGCTGTGCTCATCCCTGCTACCTTCATTGTTGCCATTGTACTTGATGTTGCTTTGCCCAACTACTGA